Proteins from one Aspergillus nidulans FGSC A4 chromosome VIII genomic window:
- a CDS encoding aldo/keto reductase (transcript_id=CADANIAT00001022), translating to MTGTRILELFGPAPEPPSELGRYRILSPTAGIRVSPLQLGALSIGDAWSTDLGSMDKDSAMELLDAYAAAGGNFIDTANAYQNEQSEMWIGEWMASRGNRDKMVIATKFGTDYRAHELGKGLAVNYSGNHKRSLHMSVRDSLQKLRTSWIDILYLHTWDYTTSIPELMDSLHHLVQRGDVLYLGICNTPAWVVSAANTYAQQQGKTQFSVYQGRWNPLRRELERDILPMARHFGMAVTVYDALGSGKFQSRDMLARRKDQGEGLRAIYGGQQTALEEAMSKALGVVAAQHGIESVTAVALAYLLAKAPYVFPIIGGRKIQHLHDNIEALSLRLSQEEIEYLESVGDFDPGFPYDMAGVDPADTGIATPIVAQAAPMAFVQRSKAIGYAESSKGSQMFG from the coding sequence ATGACAGGTACACGAATCCTCGAGCTGTTCGGCCCGGCGCCAGAACCCCCCTCCGAGTTAGGCCGCTACCGAATCCTTTCACCCACGGCGGGCATACGTGTTTCTcccctccagctcggtgCACTATCTATCGGAGACGCATGGAGCACCGACCTTGGCTCAATGGATAAGGACTCGGCGATGGAATTGCTAGATGCCTACGCCGCTGCGGGGGGGAACTTCATTGACACAGCAAACGCGTACCAGAATGAACAGTCGGAAATGTGGATTGGAGAATGGATGGCCAGCCGCGGCAATCGGGACAAGATGGTGATTGCCACCAAATTCGGGACCGACTACCGCGCCCATGAACTGGGCAAAGGGCTCGCAGTGAACTATTCGGGGAACCACAAGCGCAGCCTACACATGAGCGTTCGCGACTCCCTGCAGAAATTGCGAACAAGCTGGATTGATATCCTCTACCTGCACACGTGGGACTATACCACCTCTATCCCGGAGCTCATGGATTCACTACATCATCTTGTCCAGCGCGGAGATGTCCTCTACCTGGGAATTTGCAATACGCCAGCTTGGGTTGTTAGTGCAGCAAACACTTATGCCCAGCAGCAGGGGAAGACCCAGTTCTCTGTCTACCAGGGTCGTTGGAATCCGCTGCGGCGTGAGCTCGAGCGTGATATTCTACCCATGGCCCGGCACTTTGGAATGGCCGTGACGGTGTATGACGCCCTTGGTAGTGGTAAGTTTCAATCACGGGATATGCTCGCACGCCGCAAGGATCAGGGGGAGGGGCTCAGAGCTATATATGGTGGGCAGCAAAccgcgctggaggaggcAATGAGCAAGGCGCTGGGAGTTGTTGCCGCGCAGCATGGGATTGAATCAGTTACAGCTGTTGCCCTGGCGTACTTGCTGGCAAAGGCCCCATATGTCTTTCCGATTATCGGCGGACGCAAGATCCAGCACTTGCATGACAACATCGAGGCGCTCTCACTCCGGCTCAGCCAGGAGGAGATCGAGTATTTAGAAAGCGTGGGAGATTTTGACCCGGGTTTTCCGTATGATATGGCTGGGGTCGATCCAGCTGATACTGGAATAGCTACTCCGATTGTGGCTCAGGCAGCGCCGATGGCGTTTGTCCAGAGATCGAAGGCTATAGGGTACGCTGAATCTAGCAAGGGAAGTCAGATGTTCGGCTGA
- a CDS encoding uncharacterized protein (transcript_id=CADANIAT00001021), which yields MNTTRHRLLATASRFVETLESLDVDAMLAIRSSTCLHHMCCPSFRNYSITNDQTREAFPQWKATITKYKFGVLDDSQILVDEQARKVMIHAETAAETTVGDYNNEYVFILRMAEDCNTVDEIWEFYDTIRLQDLRHRLEASHVPIGVDAPAPFTTTASPAAL from the coding sequence ATGAACACCACGCGCCACAGGCTCCTTGCCACCGCGTCGCGGTTTGTCGAGACACTCGAGAGCTTAGACGTGGATGCAATGCTCGCTATACGATCTTCAACATGTCTTCATCATATGTGCTGCCCCAGCTTCAGAAACTACAGCATCACGAATGATCAGACCCGTGAAGCGTTTCCCCAGTGGAAAGCTACGATTACCAAGTATAAATTTGGTGTCCTGGATGACAGCCAAATTCTGGTCGACGAGCAAGCGAGAAAGGTCATGATTCACGCCGAAACCGCCGCAGAGACAACGGTCGGTGACTACAACAATGAATATGTGTTTATTCTTCGAATGGCAGAGGATTGCAACACGGTGGATGAAATCTGGGAGTTTTATGATACCATTCGTCTACAGGACCTTCGTCACAGGCTGGAGGCCAGCCATGTGCCAATTGGCGTTGACGCTCCTGCTCCCTTTACCACCACTGCCTCACCTGCGGCCCTCTAA